AATTTCCAGAATCATTGAAGAGTACTTCAACTGCAGCTATTGCTATGTTTATTGGCATTGCCTTCTATATTAGTAATGCCATTATCGATCTTATTCAAAGGACGACTGGATGGTTACCGGACGATATAAACCACGGGAGGCTTGATAATGTATACTGGTTCTGTTGTATAATGGGAGCTATGAATTTCGCCTTCTACCTCGTGTGCTCGTCCGTTTACAAGTACAAAAATGTTCAAAAAGACGAAAATCGCAGCAACAAAGGTGAGATAATTTAGCACAGGAATGTTTGGAAGGAGAAGTGGTATATTTTAACTCCTTCAAGTGAGGTAATAAAGAATGAGTTCCATGCCGAGAACTCAAAGTTTACtttattgtatatatttgaTATCTGAACTTTTGATTGAACTCGACAATGAACCATGTCTTTTGTCAAGTTTTAGACAATTTTGAAAGTcttgaacataaaaaaaaaaccattaacTTGACTTTTCTATACTTCTTGTTTTTTTGCATTCTGATTCCAAAAATTCCGACACGTTCTAAAATTATTGCTCGTGTCGAACGTGTAAGGTTTGGACTTATTTTCTCTAACAGTTAATCGAGTAAAATCAAATGTAACagtaaatttgtattttatcagaattaagtgttgtacgaaatgttacaacatttcagacaacatgcagcagaatataaaagtttataacaCAAATTAACTTTAAGTAAATAGATAAACCAGACTAAAttttgcacaagtataaatacttgttaTACTTGTGAGGTGACTCAAGGCaaaaataatcactagaaaaccaaggAATTTACACGAAAACCAACACTAGTGATCTTaatcaaaaatcaattttccaCGTTAATAAAATGCTTTTTAAAACAACTAACAGCACTAAAACGTAATCAAGAAAGCAAAACGTGATGCCAAAAACTGGAGTAACAAAACGCGatcttcagccaacacttggacgcatgttgtctgcagatgtctcCAACTATCACGGCAACACGTGAAACATCACTCTTCAAAACAGTAACGTTTTTGTAGAGTGTTTTTCTCTGAAATCCACGACGTACAAAGTACACACGATGTGCAACTACGAAAACTTTCAAGCGAAGAGTGAAAAACAAAAATCGTCGACTTCTCTTCAATGACTTCTTTTCCTTATTTATAATTCACCTTATCTCACAAGGAAATCTACAAGATAATGAAAATCAAGAGTTTTATTAGGAACAACTTctttttaaatcaataatttcatatcatcaaaatctttatcataaatataatatctagaaaggcaaaaccaTTAATTCAATATCTCATGAAATCTTATTTATAAGGAAGTTAAATTTAAGAAGAAATTATttcaagaaataaattatatcttagaattcaagataatttttcttttcaaaacgtCATGTTCAAAAAACTCTAAATGATAATTTATAGGCAAGTTCTCATGTTGCCACTGTAATCGATACTGAATGATTTCCATATGAAGTCGATATCTACGTGATAATTAAGAAGTACAATGTATGAATCTCATACGTTAGCTCTTGCTTTAGGACattgatgcgatccgggtgaaatggatgagccgggtcgaGTGCTCCATCGGatttgctatcaagataatgaagggaataagagcaaTGTGAGATATGGCTTTCCCTATGACCGGcagacaaggagatgaactcgtgaatgggcgccggagggatGTCCGACGTggtcactccgatgcttaagacAGTAGGGTACGCAAGCGATAAAATCAATGTAGTCAAGTGATGACTGTGTGATTGGTGTGAGAGTATTCAATGTGAGTTAATATCTGAATGGATCCCCAATGCAAATaaagaacctgatatttatagtaaaGATGGTAATGATGATCTCATTCATTGCgctgatcattaattataatagGGTGGCTGCTTATACCCTATATTCTAACATGTCAAATCATATACTAGTCACATTCAGCCCACTTAATTTTGTCAACCATTTATGTTATTGTCAGAAATAAATCGGCTGTGCATGATCTACCAAATTGACGCCATTAAATGCTTCACTCATATCGAGGTGACCGAGCAGAATGCTTCTCGGGCGATTATAGAAGAGCTCGGGCATTCCACTCTTGGGGAAGTCATGTCCCGGGTGGTCCAATGACTCGGCCCATTGACTGATTGCTCACTTTGTGATTTCTAAGTTGTACTCTCTTCATTTCGAGCTATGACTCAGGTTTCTAACCCATCTTGTCATGCTATCATCCTAAGAGCGTATCATCCTGACCCGAGCACTATTCTTGGCCCATGAAGTCCCAGGGCCTATCCATGACCCGGGACGTCCCGGGGCATCAaacatattttcaaattaaataaaattgaggggggcttataaaaaaaataaaaattaagggGTGATATTAGAATAAGTAAGTAAACTTTTGAGGGGCAACTCTCTTGTTTATCAAGAGGGATTATTTTACTAATgccaaaatatataaatagctaaatttttaaatatgagaaAGCGAGATATTCCGTACCTCGCagctaataataataataaaataaaaatgaattcgAATTCTTTGACAGCCGTTTCAAACTATTATATTTGCAAGTAATTTATCTCCCATTAAATctctaatttaattatcatcataattataattaacgATCCCATTTccttcaaattcaaaattttactgTACATGGCCGTTTCTTGATttcccaaaaaatatatatataaaatttcgtTCAAACAAGATTTCGTTCTTAAAAGATCAAATGGAATTTGGTGATCAACAGAAGAAGAGAAAAGGCATAGGCTTCAGTCTCAGTGCTGCAGATGAGAAGATTAAGCTTATTGACATATTTTCAGATGATGATAGTGATTTTCTTGTTGCTTCTCACTCGAGTAATTCTCTTCAAGGTTTGTTATTTTGTATTGTCATGTATTTGAACtcaatcttaaattttatgaaGCACGATGGATTCCCATTTcgaaaaataaacaattttgcACGAagagattttattaaaatttaaactcTAGTTCGATCGATTTCCCAGATAATGTAGAAAAAGATTATGGACAATTGAGACCACCACCTTTGGGCGTGGAGTCAGGCAGACCAAGTTTAGCCTGGGATGCTGCATTTTGCAATAGTTCAGGTGATGCATTATCTCATGTGCTAATGCATGCAACatctacatatatatatttgaaatatatttttgtttgtaCATATTCTGCTTTgttgatcatatatatataggttTTCTTGATCAACATGAACTATCAATCATAAATCAAGGATTCAAAAATCAGGAATCGACATCGAATAGTAAGTTTTTGATCCATTAAATTATACATTCATTTCTGTTTTGATAGACAAACACTTTATAATCTGTTTTTGCATGTCTTATATAAATTCATTTCGCAGCACACAAGAAAGTTGACTGTTCCTCCGGATCAAATAAGGTGTGTGCTACTGATTGATTATTGTATGGGATTCTAAGTCATCTGGGTTTAGATTAAGGATCGAATTAACAAATTATCGAATCTGCGAGCTTGAATTAATTACATTTGaatctaaaataattttttgttttgtttttggagCTAGGGTCTTCCATCAATGTAGTACAGATAAAGATGATTTAAGTATACTAGAACAAAGTTTTGTGATCAACTTGCTTTGTTAACAATTGCTCAATTCTATTACAGTGAGAACTTGGAATATGCATGTTCTGAATTGTTGCATTGCATGTTTACTAATAGTTATAACTTTTTGACTGAAATTGATATAAATTGTGCAGTTTGCAACTATGTTggctaattaataattttttaatactttaaaGAAAAGTAGCAGAAAAGAAGGCCCTGTACTTTCTCCAAACCCAGCCAAGGTATTATGCAGGTTGAGAAACAGTTTGAATATGAAGCCAAACAAAAAGGATTTAGTGGGAAAAAATTATGCCAAAATGGAAAAAACACACACAACACCCAATTCTGGTAAGTGAGGTTGAAGTTGAAGTATGATCTTGTATTTATTCTTTTGTGTCTTAacatatactatattattttgaatctttattttctgtctttttatttttagcAGCGAGATTTTCGTACTCAAGTCCTCGATCATGTCCTAGCCATTTGAAAAGAATGGCACAGGCAAGAAATATTGAAATGTCTAGAATGTGGAGATGTTCAGAAAGAACCAAATTGGTACCAAATTCGCCGTCTCTCTCAACTGGTTTCCGTTCGAAAACAGGATATGAGAAAGAGCCAATAATTATGGACTATAACGATGACAAAGAAGCACCAAATTCTCTTCAAGAAACTCGGGACATATTGTTCTCTGCAGCACACTTCAGACCATCTGGGATTCGTCCTCCATCCCCGAAATTTGGCTTTTTCGACGAGGTTAACATGCACATAGATACCATGTTTTCTTGTTTCTTACATTTCTTGCATTCTCTGCCTTGTAATTCGACTCTGGAGTGCAGAAAACACCTCTCATTTCTCTTGGAGAGCCAAAAACAAGAAGCAATACTCCTCGAAAAGTTGAAATGCAAGGAACTCCATTCGATGCCAAAGCACACGAGTTTCGCTGTTCGCGTACCGATACACCGACACGTTCAGCTTGTGAAAAGCTTAAGAGGAACATTAAAAGATTAAAGGCTGCTCATGTGAATCGGCATAATGCGACCAACATCAAAGAAACAAGCTCAATCAAGAAAAAAAGTGAAGATGCTACTCGGAAGCTTCCGAAATATGATCCATTTTTATCCCAAGAAAACGGGAAGAAGAAGGCGTGCACTGATTCTAGAGATCAACATGGAAAACTATGCAGATATTTCGAAGCCATTGATCTGAAGCAAGACAACCGGCAACAATCATCACTCTCATCAAACAAAAATAGAACCCCACTTACAGAAAAAGCACCCTCCATTTGCGACTACTCCAATACAAATTTAATTTGGTTTGAAACAAAATGAAGAGTTGGTGCACTAGACCATAAAAGATGTGTCGTCCTTTCTAGGAAACTGAAATTCATCTTATTTCTGCTCAATTTGGTGGTTTTCCGAGTACTTGCTAAATCGTAATCCGACATATTTGATGCATCCAAGGATGTATGATAATTTTACTGGAAATTTGTGAGGTATCATGTTTTCTTAattgaaataatattaatatgatgTTTGATTAGATGGGCTTAAACATTCATATAGTTCAAACCGACATGGTAAGTTACGAGCTGACCCGCCCATTAGTCCGTTTTAATGGTCTAAATTTTAATGTCACCATTTTCTGATATCATATCTATTTTCCGGTGAAAAGGTGTAAAAAGTACAAAAGAAGCCCAGTTAGAGTAAAATTAGAtaacaaatttaaatttatactaCTTACGGGACTAAGTTACCTTTGCCCAATAAATTCGTGTGATTTGTTAGATTAGAAAAGAACAATTTGATTATGATATTGGGAGTAGGTTTTttctgagacggtctcacgaatctttatctgtgatacgagtcaactctatcgatatttacaataaaaagcaatactattagcataaaaaataatattttttcattgataactcaaataagagatctgtctcaaaaaatacagaaaaaattatcataattgtcaaaaaaataaaaggaatGTGATTTAAACACAAAAATGGTAACATAGTtaaccaaaataaataaaaaagatgaaaaaaaataaattttcatacattaaaatattcaaattgaGGGTATGATTGAGATTTTCTATGTTAGAGTACTTGGAGTGTTTCCCCATGTGATATGAGTGAATTTTAACATTTGAATATTCGTATATGATGTGAACTTtgattaaaatatgagtgaCCTACATAATTAACTTTACTTGGTACGTAGAACATAAAGAATTAGTCCTGATGAAAACATAGACCAACGTACCAGTACGTGTTGGCATGGTGAAACATGTTatggaaaatatatataatcagtACTCATGAAAGGTTAAAACTCGGATTTCAAGGATGATTTTATGTTACATCGAGAGAAGAATTCCTGATGTATTTTTTATACAAGATGTTTACACGAATATcttaatttaaaacaaaaatatgaaactcattgataatttttattttaaaaattgatgtTCAATTCGCACAAATATCTTGTTCAAATACAATCGGAAAGCATAGAATCACCGAGATTTCACAATCCAAACAGTTACGAGAAAAATAGTAAAATACAGACGTGGACACATATCCCAACTCCGTACATCTTGAAAAGTTGGACTCATCGTTAGGGGTGGTATATCGTTTTGTCCCGAATATTGTATATCatatatcgtaccgaaaattatggtataagaaatttaattttgatatcGTACCAAAATTTTTGGTACATATAAttagcataccgattataccgaaattgtacGGTATGCCGATATTTCGGTACGCTATCGGTATATATCGTTTTATATCgaaaaaaacttatattttaaaaatattatatatttttaaatttttatattttgtttcgGTATTTCAGTATTCCaatatataccgaaattttcaaatttaatacaTTACCAAAAAATTCGGTATCGTTACCATACCATATCAAAATCTTTGGTATAACAAAAATTCGATATATTTTCGATACAATAATCTAAATATActaaaaattcaattattttcttCCCCTACTCATCGTACCCTCTCAAGAACTGTGAGCCCCATAATCCACCAGACAACAACGATCCCGCACCCTTCTTCTCCAATCACAACTCGACAGCACATCCTTAAAAAAACCACCTGGTTTTTCCAACATGGTTTCAGGTTTTTTCTATCCCACGGTTCTTTTGTATCAAAATGCTAATTTGCCCCATCTATTAATGTAACCCATAAAGTTTTTCCACTGAACGGAGACAACACTTGCAAGAAAGAGTTAAGTGATGAACTAATGAAATCCTGATGCTTTTTTTAACCAAGAGGGAACTCACATTTTAAGCTACGGGGTTTCTCTTTTTAGGTAATTTTTGCTTCTGATAAGTGTGGTTTGTTcggtttttcaagaaaaaaaatgggGAGAGGGAAAGTGGAAATGAAGAGGATTGAGAACAAGATTAACAGGCAGGTGACATTCTCGAAGAGGAGAGGTGGTTTGTTGAAGAAGGCCAATGAGATCTCTGTGCTCTGTGATGCAGAGGTTGCTTTGATTGTTTTTTCCCATAAAGGGAAGCTGTTTGAGTATGCTACCGATTCTTGGTAATCATCAACTTCCCTTTTCTTTTGATTATTTTCTGAATGTTTTATTTAActgatttctaaaaaattaCCCTTTTTTGTGTATAAGATCTATGGCTTAATTTTCTGTGGAATTATGAGCTAAAAAAGTAGGCTTTCTttctttgctgcagctgatgatTCTTGGTAATAATTATCAGCTAACCCTTTTCTTAATTTCTGGTCTTTTCTGAACTTCACTTAACTAATCAACACGTGAAAACTTTTCTTTTTTCAGTATAAGATCTGTGGTTTTTTGGTGAAATAATGAACAGTGGAAGTAGGGTTTTCTTTTTTCTGGTATTATTTTCATGTTTCATATATGTTTTGCGTGGCGCTTCTAAAATCTTTTTAGTTTTCACACCTTCACTGACATTTCAATTTAAAACTTAAGATTTCACCTTTTTTTTACGTTTATTTACTATGTATAAAAGATTTTAGTATTGAGTACGAGTAAAATTTTAGTTCTTATGGTTGAAATTTATTAATGGCGATCGAAGTATACACCTAGGTTTTATGTTGTACTAATTATATATGCATCACTGTTTTTCCGAAGTAAAAcattataacatataatttaagctatatatgtttatgttgaaaaAGGATACAACCCATTTGTTGTTTTAGTGTATTTCCACCTTTTTACAGCTAAGTAtttaatttgtataattttatctGAAGTAGAGAGAATATTTGatcttgttttaaaaaatattccatTTTAAATGTGAAAACTTACAAAGATATTACTGGCCTTTTATCcggtgaatatatatatatatacacacataaatatatatatatgtgtgtgtacacTACACACTATGTTTTGACACGTACGGTGTATTCATAGGTTCTTTTTTTACCAAAACACGAGCAGGAACCGTCGGTTCCGACTCGGGTTCCATGGGTTAGGATATTCCCACACTAAGCCATAACCGGCTAGACCAGCTCTTAGAACCAGCGGTCCATGCTACAATCGCTTTTATGGGTTCGGTTTCGGTTCGatctttgattttaatttttttgaattcttgattaaaaaatttaaccaaatttaaacctccaaaatttgaaaactaaaATAAGATTTCAAAATTTAAGGTTTATACTTAACTATGAAAGATTTAAGAGGGAActtgaatttgaaaaataaaattgctaattaaaatttagttacaaaaatttaaaagaacaaAAACTCAACTTCCCATCTTCTTAATAACCATCTAAATAATCTGAACTAAAAGAATGAACCATCAGTTCCGGGGTAGGGAAACGCTTAATCTACCTTCCAACGACGGCGAGATGGTTAAGTTAGAGAAATCGTTGAACCGGTTAACTGGTTTTATGACCAAAGTCTCATTATGGTTAATTAAATCGGATCCTAACAATCTCTAACCCTTGGTCACCTCTAGATTCTTTGTTGGAAATAGCAATTAGTACGTACTAAACTTGTAACAAAAAAGTTTGTCATTTTCTGGTTTCAGAAGAAGAAATGGATTATTACCCAGTTTGTGTCTGGAATTCCGGGGTATCCTAAGAGAATCCTCGGAACTAAAAAATGTCAGAACGACAATGGTTTCTTGATTAGAAGGGAATCATATCGATTGGCTCAATGGCTTGCGTGTTTTTATCAAAGATTTATAGCTTCTTTGGGGAGGGAGAAAAGTGcactttatcaaattttaaactaaGTGGTCTTGCTATGGGGTAAAATAGGTAGCTAGATTACTAAATGAATATATTTGGATTTGAAGTTGAAAACAAGATTATATATCCCTAATACATATTATTCATATTTCTTCAAATCTTTTAGTTAATTTATCATCGAAGAAGGGTCGTTTCAAAAAGGTTATTTAAAGTGATTTGTACGTACCAAGTAGTACTATACAAATAATTTAACAAGTATGTTGATGCCTTCAAAATAATACAGCATATTACAACTTAGCTAATATTcattgattttcgaaattatttcGAACTGACTCAAAACTAATTTAGAAAGGTcaaatttttaagtgtaaaaTAGGAATTGTTGTATATATGATGTGCACAAACCatatttcttttgtattttagtgAAGGCAATCTGATTTCATTCGAAGTCAGAACAATTTGTATATAACATAAACTCTATATGCAACTCCTACTAATTAGAAATCCGGGTACGAGGTCaacttttataaatttgttataATGTGAAAAGTTTGGCCTGGTGTATGTTCGGAGCATATACTACAAGGAGGGATTGTtggagatttaaaaaaattaaatttataaataatgtgATCGAATTCATTTCACAACATGCCATGAATTCATatcgaattatcagaaaatataaataacagtaaatgCGCACCAGAATCCATTGATTAATCAAACGTTGTAGTTATGGATCTTCTAAGGTAAAAGAAAATCGACCACATTATTCTTGTTTCAGATGAGAGAAAGAGAGAGATCTAGAATATGTGTACTATAGATATTTTGTGTTATTCTCTGTGTCTCGGGGACCATAACTTTATATGATCTTAGCAATATTTGAATCATCATAAAAGACTTAATTGAACCGAGTTTCAACACATAAGGTAGacaatttcaatttatttaataatttgaaaacaGATAATTAATTAGACCgtcattttaatattaaatccTTTATTAGATAGTTTATCCATGTACAAT
This genomic window from Primulina huaijiensis isolate GDHJ02 chromosome 7, ASM1229523v2, whole genome shotgun sequence contains:
- the LOC140980260 gene encoding uncharacterized protein; this encodes MKPNKKDLVGKNYAKMEKTHTTPNSAARFSYSSPRSCPSHLKRMAQARNIEMSRMWRCSERTKLVPNSPSLSTGFRSKTGYEKEPIIMDYNDDKEAPNSLQETRDILFSAAHFRPSGIRPPSPKFGFFDEKTPLISLGEPKTRSNTPRKVEMQGTPFDAKAHEFRCSRTDTPTRSACEKLKRNIKRLKAAHVNRHNATNIKETSSIKKKSEDATRKLPKYDPFLSQENGKKKACTDSRDQHGKLCRYFEAIDLKQDNRQQSSLSSNKNRTPLTEKAPSICDYSNTNLIWFETK